The genomic stretch CAAAACATAGTCAAAGTCAACTCTTTTTTGATTGACAATCACAAACCCAACCTTGTCTTTTGGAATGTTTAAGTTTTCAAGAAGCTTTTCTACATTTGTGTTCGGGGCAATCTCAACTTCCATTTTCCCAATTTTGCTACCGTACCTTCCAAAAAAACTATTTACCTCTACTCCAATCTTCATATTCCTTCTCCACCCTCTCGATATACATCTTCAAAAGCCTATTTAACCTCTCTTCATCCATCTTACCCCACATTGTCGGTGTTTCAAATATTCTCTTAGGAAACTTATAATTTTCAAGTGAATATCCAAGTTCTTTCTTG from Caldicellulosiruptor kronotskyensis 2002 encodes the following:
- a CDS encoding MoaD/ThiS family protein, with amino-acid sequence MKIGVEVNSFFGRYGSKIGKMEVEIAPNTNVEKLLENLNIPKDKVGFVIVNQKRVDFDYVLSENDSVYITPYATGG